The Virgibacillus dokdonensis genome includes a window with the following:
- a CDS encoding extracellular solute-binding protein — MADTDQEEAAKAFVDFILSEDGQKMQAEIGYTPIREGIEPPEGLKSIEEIKAISAPVQELYENRTADKEQFDQLFSN, encoded by the coding sequence ATGGCAGATACGGATCAAGAAGAAGCGGCAAAAGCATTTGTTGATTTTATTTTATCTGAAGATGGACAAAAAATGCAGGCAGAAATTGGTTACACGCCTATTCGTGAAGGCATTGAACCACCAGAAGGCTTAAAATCAATTGAAGAGATTAAAGCTATATCTGCTCCTGTGCAAGAATTGTATGAAAATCGTACAGCCGATAAGGAACAATTCGATCAATTGTTTTCTAACTAA
- a CDS encoding extracellular solute-binding protein, translating into MKKVMVIVFALVLLFLAACGDKKEETSDAENTIRGEVEFYTSQPDVDAEKLVGAFNEKHPDVKVNIFRSGTEEVVSKIKAEKEAGEVQADVLLVADAVTFEGLKQEELLMSYQSKEAEDIADEFVDADGMYTGTKIMATGLVVHTGNVSEMPTSWDAMTSEAAKEQVVMPSPLYSGAAAYNLSVLTRNDAFGWEFYEKIQANTPMITEGNGAVMENVSSGQKTYGMVVDYLAARAAS; encoded by the coding sequence ATGAAAAAAGTAATGGTTATTGTTTTTGCATTGGTCTTGCTATTTTTAGCAGCTTGTGGCGATAAAAAAGAAGAAACATCAGACGCAGAGAATACCATTCGTGGAGAAGTGGAATTTTACACTTCTCAACCAGATGTAGACGCAGAAAAATTAGTAGGTGCGTTTAATGAAAAACACCCAGATGTAAAAGTTAACATCTTCCGTTCGGGCACAGAAGAAGTAGTAAGTAAAATCAAAGCGGAAAAAGAAGCAGGAGAAGTACAAGCAGATGTGTTATTAGTTGCAGATGCAGTAACATTTGAAGGTTTGAAGCAAGAAGAGCTGCTTATGTCTTATCAATCAAAAGAAGCAGAAGATATTGCAGATGAATTTGTTGATGCAGATGGTATGTATACAGGAACAAAAATTATGGCTACAGGTTTAGTCGTCCATACAGGTAATGTGAGTGAAATGCCGACTTCATGGGACGCAATGACTTCTGAAGCAGCGAAAGAGCAAGTAGTGATGCCAAGCCCGTTATATTCTGGCGCTGCTGCATATAATTTAAGTGTTTTAACTCGTAATGATGCGTTTGGTTGGGAATTTTATGAGAAAATACAAGCAAATACCCCAATGATTACAGAAGGAAATGGGGCAGTAATGGAAAACGTTTCTTCTGGGCAAAAAACATATGGAATGGTTGTAGATTATTTAGCAGCGCGAGCAGCTAGCTAG
- the surE gene encoding 5'/3'-nucleotidase SurE, with protein sequence MNILITNDDGIFAPGVKALAELLSHFGKVTVICPDTEKSAYSHKITLRQPLNLKKVDFSSTAEAYAVNGSPADCVKLGMDVLEGEPDIVFSGINIGPNVGRDLYYSGTIAAAQEAMLYQVPSISVSLETFDSRKIKFDVVKQLFYQVAEVIIQNKIPKNLMLNVNLPYTSKELCKGVRVVPMDLTVSRYNFTGLNDPHGQIYYWLKDNYHELELNEGTDYDLLRQGFITISPIELVHTKKRRIDQLTRWFQYFKEVK encoded by the coding sequence TTGAACATATTAATTACAAATGATGATGGCATTTTTGCACCTGGTGTGAAGGCGTTAGCTGAGTTGCTTTCCCATTTTGGTAAGGTAACCGTAATTTGTCCAGACACGGAAAAGAGTGCCTATAGTCATAAAATCACATTACGTCAACCATTAAATTTAAAAAAAGTAGACTTCTCTTCTACGGCAGAAGCCTATGCAGTCAATGGATCGCCTGCAGATTGTGTAAAGCTTGGGATGGATGTGTTAGAAGGCGAGCCAGATATCGTATTTTCTGGAATTAATATTGGCCCTAACGTTGGAAGAGATTTATATTACTCAGGAACGATTGCTGCTGCACAAGAAGCGATGTTATACCAAGTTCCTTCGATATCTGTATCGTTGGAGACATTTGATAGTAGAAAAATAAAATTCGACGTTGTTAAACAATTATTCTATCAAGTTGCAGAGGTTATTATTCAAAATAAGATCCCGAAAAATTTGATGTTAAATGTAAATCTTCCTTATACATCGAAAGAGTTGTGTAAAGGAGTGCGCGTTGTGCCAATGGATTTAACCGTCTCTCGATATAACTTTACGGGGTTAAATGATCCACATGGTCAAATATACTACTGGTTAAAAGATAATTACCATGAATTAGAGCTTAATGAAGGGACCGATTATGATCTGCTGCGGCAAGGGTTTATTACCATTTCCCCTATTGAGTTAGTACACACAAAGAAAAGGAGAATTGATCAACTTACTCGTTGGTTTCAATATTTTAAGGAGGTAAAGTAA
- a CDS encoding sugar phosphate isomerase/epimerase family protein: MSTFYISSSLCWSFHPQEVIHIAKQYGCIGVEMWAEHMYYHQASPEDIRETAKAEQVDITLHAASWDLNICSLNQGIQQQSIVELKKSIDLAAKLGALHMTFHPGKYTVKNYLTACHQENLVTNTQLLLDYAKEKQVTLSQELMEVIPKEMLTYPEQMTQFQAKLNGELCVTLDIAHVPLQDDPINYFEHLQHVNSIHLSDSTKTQYHVPLGKGSVELHRVLTYFSKLDKPIVLEGMDTTKELAFLKQHIAYLNHHHWLERKIDA, from the coding sequence TTGAGTACATTTTATATTTCTTCATCCTTATGCTGGAGTTTTCATCCACAGGAAGTGATACACATTGCTAAACAATATGGGTGTATTGGAGTAGAAATGTGGGCAGAGCATATGTATTATCATCAAGCTAGTCCGGAGGATATAAGAGAAACTGCTAAAGCGGAGCAAGTGGATATCACATTACATGCTGCTAGTTGGGATTTAAATATTTGTTCGCTTAATCAGGGTATTCAGCAGCAGTCCATCGTAGAGTTGAAAAAATCGATTGATCTGGCTGCGAAATTAGGTGCTTTGCACATGACATTTCACCCTGGAAAATATACCGTTAAAAATTATTTGACCGCATGTCATCAGGAGAATTTAGTAACCAACACGCAATTGCTTTTAGATTACGCAAAAGAGAAGCAGGTTACTTTATCTCAAGAATTAATGGAAGTTATTCCAAAAGAAATGTTGACATATCCAGAACAAATGACACAGTTTCAAGCGAAGTTAAATGGAGAGCTTTGCGTTACCTTAGATATCGCCCATGTCCCTTTACAGGATGATCCCATTAACTATTTTGAACATCTTCAACATGTGAATAGCATTCATTTAAGCGATTCTACGAAAACGCAATATCATGTTCCGCTTGGAAAAGGGAGCGTGGAGCTACATCGGGTTCTAACTTATTTTAGTAAGCTAGATAAACCGATTGTGTTAGAAGGAATGGATACAACAAAGGAATTAGCATTTTTAAAACAACATATAGCGTATTTGAATCATCATCACTGGCTTGAAAGGAAGATAGATGCTTGA
- a CDS encoding PHP domain-containing protein, producing MKTELHIHSTFSDGALTPKEIVKEASAKGVRILSITDHDAIGAYHTALPEAEHVGISLVPGIELNTDGIDGELHILGYCFDPQHPKMTEHIYWRTKQRNNWAAKIVSQLNNLGYAISLADVRRHVPGDVIVRTHIAAELVRQGYFPTADDAYQALLKKGKPAFVERVAFSAEKAIQLVHECGGKAFLAHPAIYRSSVPLQRLLSYGLDGIEVYHSEHSDEDSVYWLEVTKQYGLLVSGGSDYHGTSARKKKEIAIGSVQLDTDSKNYWIKRAEES from the coding sequence ATGAAGACAGAGCTACATATACATTCCACCTTTTCAGATGGTGCTTTAACTCCAAAAGAAATCGTTAAGGAGGCGAGTGCAAAAGGGGTGCGAATTTTGTCGATAACGGATCATGACGCCATCGGAGCGTATCATACTGCTTTGCCTGAAGCCGAGCATGTAGGAATATCATTGGTGCCAGGAATAGAGCTTAATACGGATGGTATCGACGGTGAATTGCATATTTTAGGTTATTGCTTCGATCCGCAACATCCTAAAATGACAGAGCACATCTATTGGAGGACAAAACAGCGTAATAACTGGGCTGCCAAAATCGTTTCTCAATTAAACAATCTAGGATATGCGATCTCCTTAGCAGATGTTAGGCGACATGTACCTGGCGATGTGATTGTACGAACGCATATTGCAGCAGAGCTCGTAAGACAAGGTTATTTTCCTACTGCAGATGATGCTTATCAAGCACTGTTAAAAAAAGGGAAACCCGCATTTGTGGAACGTGTTGCTTTTTCTGCAGAGAAAGCCATTCAATTAGTGCATGAATGTGGAGGGAAAGCATTTTTAGCACATCCAGCTATTTATCGTTCGTCCGTTCCTTTGCAACGATTACTGTCGTATGGATTAGATGGAATTGAGGTTTATCACTCCGAGCACTCTGATGAGGATAGTGTCTATTGGCTAGAAGTTACGAAGCAATATGGGTTACTCGTTTCAGGCGGATCGGACTATCACGGAACAAGCGCTAGAAAGAAGAAGGAGATTGCCATTGGAAGTGTGCAATTAGACACGGATTCAAAAAACTACTGGATAAAGCGAGCTGAAGAATCTTGA
- a CDS encoding IS3 family transposase (programmed frameshift) yields the protein MSKRRSKHTLDERIEAVLRVIEGMASVSTIAKEYAVDRTTINSWVRKYEADGVDGLKEARTWKKYSGELKREAVEFYLNGEGSLRMTCEKFNISSNSVLRQWINQYTSGKEIKSTSKGRETMTKGRKTTLQERIEIVQYTIANERNYHEVAKKYNVSYQQVYSWLRKYEKDGKQGLQDRRGKTLETKASFTEEEKLQLRIKELEHRNQYLEAENGLLKKLKGNRKGDGTARLGKHLAKFQAIHDYHKETTIPILLLCEILDVSRSGYYKWLKHEPTEGQRENEWLMKKVKEEFRKYNGNFGYRRITMVINRKYKKQYDEKRIRRLMIQMGLKSHIRRSNGYSTKTSYINIEENILNREFTAENPNEKWVTDITHMTYGFGNKAYLSAIKDLYDGSIVAYQVGRYNDNPLVMNTLKEAIKANPDAAPLIHSDRGSQYTSKEYRYLTAEAGMKRSMSRVGNCIDNAPIESFFGHFKCESYDLKNYKNFEELEKDIDKYITFYNEERYQKRLNSLAPLEYRRQTVA from the exons ATGTCTAAAAGAAGAAGTAAACATACGTTAGATGAAAGAATCGAGGCGGTATTACGTGTGATTGAGGGGATGGCGTCTGTCAGTACGATTGCTAAAGAATACGCTGTTGACCGTACTACGATTAACTCATGGGTGCGTAAATACGAAGCAGATGGGGTGGATGGTTTAAAGGAAGCGAGGACATGGAAGAAGTATTCCGGCGAACTGAAAAGGGAAGCTGTTGAATTTTATCTAAATGGAGAAGGCAGTCTGAGAATGACTTGTGAGAAGTTTAATATTTCATCTAATTCGGTTTTACGTCAATGGATAAACCAGTATACTAGTGGGAAAGAGATAAAATCTACTAGTAAAGGAAGAGAAACCATGACAAAAGGGCGTAAAACCACACTTCAAGAACGCATTGAAATTGTGCAATATACGATTGCGAACGAGCGCAATTATCATGAGGTGGCTAAAAAGTATAACGTTTCTTATCAACAAGTATATAGCTGGCTGCGTAAATATGAAAAAGATGGGAAACAGGGTCTTCAGGATCGTCGTGGAAAAACACTAGAAACAAAGGCTAGCTTTACCGAAGAGGAGAAATTACAACTTCGTATTAAAGAATTGGAACACCGTAATCAGTATTTAGAGGCGGAGAATGGCTTATTAAAAAAGTTGAAGG GAAATCGAAAGGGGGATGGGACAGCGCGACTAGGTAAACATCTAGCTAAATTTCAAGCGATTCATGACTATCACAAGGAGACAACAATACCCATTCTATTACTCTGTGAAATTTTAGATGTATCCCGATCTGGATACTATAAATGGTTGAAACATGAACCTACAGAAGGACAAAGGGAAAATGAGTGGCTCATGAAAAAAGTGAAAGAGGAATTCAGAAAGTATAACGGTAACTTCGGCTATCGTCGAATAACTATGGTGATCAATCGCAAATATAAGAAACAATATGACGAGAAAAGAATTAGACGCTTAATGATTCAAATGGGCTTAAAATCGCATATTCGTCGCTCGAATGGCTATTCCACAAAGACAAGCTATATCAATATTGAAGAAAACATTTTGAATCGTGAATTTACTGCGGAGAATCCGAATGAGAAGTGGGTAACGGATATTACGCATATGACGTATGGCTTTGGTAACAAGGCTTATTTAAGTGCTATTAAAGATCTTTATGACGGTTCGATTGTCGCCTATCAGGTTGGGCGCTATAATGACAATCCTTTGGTTATGAACACGCTAAAAGAAGCTATAAAGGCAAATCCCGATGCAGCCCCTTTAATTCACAGCGATCGTGGTTCACAATACACATCAAAGGAATATCGTTATCTTACGGCAGAAGCTGGGATGAAACGTAGTATGTCACGTGTAGGTAATTGTATTGATAACGCACCAATTGAAAGCTTCTTTGGTCATTTTAAATGTGAAAGCTATGACTTAAAGAATTACAAGAACTTTGAGGAGCTAGAAAAAGATATTGATAAGTATATTACATTTTATAATGAGGAACGATACCAAAAGAGATTAAACAGCCTAGCACCATTAGAATACCGGCGCCAGACTGTGGCATAA
- a CDS encoding phosphomevalonate kinase, translated as MPQSSMIIKTPGKLMVAGEFAVLQPYQQLVVMAVDRFVYATIKDSATNDLHLMDFQLQNIGWEYNGDKVELYSKDKRTTFVQTSMTTACNYLNEQHIAIPPFELTIKSELDDESGVKYGLGSSAAVSTSVISAILNKFMPKKPEAKLIYQLAAIAHVVTQGNGSGADVAASSYGGFLNYSSFQAEWLRQAYEESQTLTELIHRDWKYASLEPISLPDSVHVCIGWTGKPASTKKLVEQILKLKTTNSKRFTSFIRHSEQAVANVLAGMKQNNPQLLLQGIKENRHALAAVGRDANVAIETPLLTTLCDIAEQFGGSGKPSGAGGGDCGIAFMPSNQAAEAVLAAWEKAGIKPLALHPYPHGAVVSDIKYINEMK; from the coding sequence TTGCCACAATCATCTATGATAATTAAAACCCCCGGAAAGTTAATGGTTGCGGGGGAGTTTGCTGTACTACAGCCGTATCAACAATTAGTTGTAATGGCTGTAGATCGTTTTGTTTATGCAACGATAAAAGATAGTGCAACAAACGATTTACATTTAATGGATTTCCAATTACAAAATATAGGTTGGGAATATAATGGGGATAAAGTTGAACTTTATTCTAAAGATAAAAGAACGACATTTGTTCAAACATCTATGACAACGGCATGTAACTATTTAAATGAACAGCATATTGCGATACCCCCTTTTGAATTAACGATCAAAAGCGAACTTGATGATGAATCAGGGGTGAAATATGGCTTAGGTTCAAGCGCTGCTGTCTCTACATCTGTTATTTCCGCCATTTTAAATAAGTTTATGCCTAAGAAACCAGAAGCAAAGCTCATTTATCAATTAGCAGCGATCGCTCATGTTGTAACGCAAGGTAACGGTTCGGGAGCCGATGTCGCTGCTTCTTCTTATGGTGGTTTCCTAAACTATTCCTCATTTCAGGCGGAATGGCTTCGGCAAGCGTACGAGGAATCACAAACATTAACGGAACTCATTCATCGAGATTGGAAGTATGCTTCTTTGGAGCCCATTTCATTGCCGGATTCTGTTCATGTTTGTATCGGTTGGACAGGAAAACCAGCTTCTACCAAAAAACTGGTGGAGCAAATTTTAAAGTTAAAGACAACCAATTCTAAAAGATTTACTAGCTTTATTAGGCATAGTGAGCAGGCAGTTGCGAATGTGTTGGCAGGAATGAAGCAGAACAACCCGCAGTTATTGCTTCAAGGGATAAAAGAAAATCGCCACGCGCTAGCAGCTGTTGGACGGGATGCAAATGTTGCTATTGAAACACCGTTATTAACGACACTCTGTGATATAGCGGAACAATTTGGAGGTTCAGGGAAGCCTTCTGGAGCTGGTGGAGGCGATTGTGGCATTGCTTTTATGCCTTCTAACCAAGCTGCGGAGGCTGTATTAGCAGCCTGGGAAAAAGCAGGGATAAAACCACTCGCGTTACATCCCTATCCGCATGGAGCAGTGGTTAGTGACATCAAATATATAAATGAAATGAAATGA
- the mvaD gene encoding diphosphomevalonate decarboxylase, which produces MKATAKAHTNIALIKYWGKRNEAIILPTNNSLSLTLDGYYTTTTVEFDESLSQDQFILDEQIASGEQYNRVTAFLDIIRQMAGKQLFANVTSVNEVPTAAGFASSASGFAALAAAGSKAIGLHLSEKELSRLTRRGSGSACRSIYGGFAEWEMGMREDGEDSYAIPIAPANYWDIRVAAVVLSATKKSVSSRAGMRRTVETSPFFQGWLDSISYDLAEIKQGIKARDFQQVGEIAEANCMKMHATTLGAKPPFTYWHDTTLVVMQKVWEMRSQGIPVYFTIDAGPNVKVLYLPEHEAYIEQTLGELQGVTDIRLSKPGQGITYI; this is translated from the coding sequence ATGAAAGCAACTGCAAAGGCGCATACAAATATTGCCCTTATTAAATATTGGGGAAAGCGAAATGAAGCGATTATTTTACCTACGAATAATAGTTTGTCACTTACTTTAGATGGCTATTATACGACAACGACAGTGGAATTTGATGAGTCGCTTTCCCAAGATCAATTCATATTAGATGAGCAAATCGCATCCGGAGAGCAGTACAATCGGGTAACGGCATTTCTTGATATTATAAGACAAATGGCAGGTAAACAGCTATTTGCTAATGTAACATCGGTGAATGAAGTGCCAACTGCCGCTGGTTTTGCCTCCTCTGCTTCTGGGTTTGCCGCGTTAGCAGCGGCTGGATCGAAAGCCATAGGTTTACATTTATCAGAGAAAGAGCTCTCTAGATTAACTCGTCGAGGCTCCGGGTCAGCTTGTAGATCTATTTATGGTGGTTTTGCAGAGTGGGAAATGGGGATGCGTGAAGACGGAGAAGATTCTTACGCTATACCTATTGCTCCAGCAAATTATTGGGATATTCGTGTGGCGGCTGTGGTGTTATCTGCGACGAAAAAAAGTGTTTCTAGTCGTGCGGGAATGCGTAGAACAGTTGAAACATCACCATTTTTTCAAGGCTGGCTGGATAGTATTTCCTATGATTTAGCGGAAATAAAACAAGGAATTAAGGCTCGTGATTTTCAACAAGTCGGTGAAATTGCTGAGGCAAACTGTATGAAGATGCATGCGACGACGTTAGGTGCAAAACCCCCATTTACATATTGGCATGACACGACGCTAGTAGTGATGCAAAAAGTTTGGGAAATGCGCTCACAAGGTATACCTGTTTATTTTACGATTGATGCTGGCCCTAATGTAAAGGTGCTTTATTTACCTGAGCATGAAGCATATATTGAGCAAACATTGGGCGAATTACAAGGTGTTACAGATATTCGTTTGAGTAAACCAGGTCAAGGGATTACGTATATATAG
- the mvk gene encoding mevalonate kinase, with the protein MSAEKVTTTEKTAIGVAYSKLILIGEHAVVHGQPAIAIPFPLVGVETAVEHFPGPVKIDTTFYHGSIADAPESLEGIVKCIEGTMDYLNIACEDMIIRITSTIPPGKGLGSSASVAISVVRSLFAYFDEDYTDEELLQLANIAETFAHGAPSGIDTLTITSQSPVWYEKEHPIDFIHLSEDFHFVVADSGRVGDTRLAVESVANLLKTAPRRIQRKLERIGKLTHDAKQALEKKGKHILGHMLNEAQKELEALGVSDTGLNRLIDFARQEGALGAKLTGGGNGGCIIALAQNEVHSRQLAEKLRTFGAHAVWPFVLKESQDH; encoded by the coding sequence ATGAGTGCAGAAAAAGTAACAACCACAGAAAAAACAGCTATCGGTGTAGCTTATAGTAAACTAATTTTAATTGGAGAGCATGCAGTTGTACACGGACAACCGGCTATTGCTATTCCATTTCCATTGGTAGGTGTAGAGACTGCCGTTGAACATTTCCCAGGACCGGTCAAGATTGATACAACTTTCTATCATGGCTCTATTGCTGATGCACCAGAATCATTAGAGGGTATTGTAAAATGCATTGAAGGTACGATGGATTATTTAAATATAGCCTGTGAGGATATGATTATACGCATTACATCAACGATTCCACCTGGTAAAGGGTTAGGTTCCAGTGCTTCTGTGGCGATATCCGTTGTCCGATCCTTATTTGCTTATTTTGATGAGGATTATACAGATGAAGAATTACTGCAACTGGCGAATATAGCGGAGACGTTTGCACACGGGGCTCCGTCAGGGATTGATACATTGACAATCACATCACAGTCCCCTGTCTGGTATGAAAAGGAACACCCGATTGATTTTATTCACTTAAGTGAGGACTTTCATTTTGTTGTAGCGGATTCTGGTCGTGTAGGAGATACGCGTCTAGCAGTGGAGTCCGTAGCAAATTTATTAAAAACCGCGCCAAGACGAATTCAGCGTAAACTAGAACGAATCGGAAAACTGACGCATGATGCAAAACAGGCTTTGGAGAAAAAAGGAAAGCATATCTTGGGGCATATGCTAAATGAAGCGCAAAAAGAATTGGAAGCTTTAGGTGTGAGCGACACTGGGTTAAATCGTTTAATCGATTTTGCCAGACAAGAAGGCGCGCTCGGAGCTAAGTTAACAGGCGGAGGTAATGGTGGCTGTATCATTGCCCTTGCCCAAAATGAAGTTCATTCCAGACAATTAGCGGAGAAACTGAGAACATTTGGCGCACATGCAGTATGGCCATTTGTGTTGAAAGAGAGCCAAGATCATTAA
- a CDS encoding hydroxymethylglutaryl-CoA reductase, degradative, with product MQTSRIPGFYKQTVTKRRELLKNVEAFTEEAFHVLSSPEPLPLDTADNMIENVIGTFPLPLGTGLNFLINGKEYIVPMVIEEPSVVASASHIAKIVREAGGFTTEATERVMIGQIQVVGCTDFHKAKAALLYAEDALIEQANASYPSIVKRGGGAKEIDVRILNEDATSSYQQMLVLHLYINTCDAMGANIINTMVESLAPTVEALTGGKVYLRILSNLADRCLARATCTVPPHLLKTGDFSGEEVRDGVIHAYEFAASDPYRAVTHNKGIMNGIDPVVIATGNDWRAVEAGAHAYAARDGQYTSMTTWSVDAEGNLVGELELPMSVGIVGGSINVHPMAKAALDILHVSSAQELSQVIVAVGLAQNLGALKALATDGIQKGHMALHSRSVAIAAGATGELIDIVSKKLVEINEIRVGKAQELVEEYIK from the coding sequence ATGCAGACTTCCAGAATTCCTGGTTTTTATAAGCAAACAGTTACAAAGCGAAGAGAATTGCTAAAAAACGTGGAGGCGTTTACGGAAGAAGCTTTTCATGTCCTTTCTTCACCAGAACCTCTTCCGCTTGATACAGCTGATAACATGATCGAAAATGTTATTGGAACTTTTCCCCTTCCTTTAGGAACAGGATTGAACTTTCTTATAAATGGGAAAGAATATATAGTGCCGATGGTTATTGAGGAACCATCTGTTGTAGCATCTGCTAGTCATATTGCTAAAATTGTACGTGAAGCAGGAGGCTTTACTACGGAAGCTACGGAAAGAGTAATGATTGGACAAATTCAAGTAGTTGGATGTACAGATTTTCACAAAGCAAAAGCTGCTCTACTTTACGCGGAAGACGCATTAATTGAACAGGCTAATGCTTCTTATCCAAGCATTGTGAAACGTGGTGGTGGCGCAAAAGAAATCGATGTAAGGATACTTAATGAAGACGCTACGTCGAGCTACCAGCAAATGCTCGTTCTTCACTTATACATTAATACATGTGATGCTATGGGAGCAAATATTATTAATACAATGGTTGAATCGCTTGCTCCAACAGTAGAAGCGTTGACTGGTGGGAAGGTGTATTTGCGCATATTGTCGAATTTAGCCGATCGGTGCTTAGCTCGTGCTACTTGTACAGTCCCGCCTCATTTGTTGAAAACAGGTGACTTCTCTGGCGAAGAAGTAAGAGACGGCGTCATTCACGCATACGAATTTGCTGCGTCTGATCCGTATCGAGCAGTTACGCATAACAAAGGAATTATGAACGGGATTGATCCGGTTGTTATTGCAACAGGAAATGACTGGCGTGCGGTTGAAGCAGGTGCGCATGCATATGCAGCTCGTGATGGACAGTATACCTCAATGACAACGTGGTCTGTTGATGCAGAGGGAAATCTTGTAGGTGAATTGGAGTTGCCGATGTCTGTTGGGATCGTTGGGGGTTCTATCAATGTTCACCCAATGGCAAAGGCTGCGTTAGATATATTACATGTATCGTCTGCCCAAGAGCTATCACAGGTAATTGTTGCAGTCGGTCTCGCACAGAATTTAGGCGCATTAAAAGCGTTAGCTACCGATGGTATACAAAAAGGCCACATGGCTTTACATTCTCGTTCTGTTGCCATAGCAGCAGGAGCTACTGGGGAGTTGATTGATATCGTGTCGAAAAAATTAGTAGAAATAAACGAAATCCGTGTTGGCAAAGCTCAAGAACTGGTGGAAGAGTATATAAAATGA
- a CDS encoding DUF2785 domain-containing protein yields the protein MSEQYLFFNIEDKTIGDSVFTRSFSALVIATILYKDATTRNLSSELVLQAIHVGIEYLLLEQDYRGYVKEKGWAHSIGHGSDLLATCVLHPEFDVNQTKACLHAIRTCVLVEYPYIDEEDERLIQVMEALIKKGMKDIELRNWIEDLEVELHLSHKRYRIEWNVKLFCYSLYIALLKHREFSASRQAILDKYQQNN from the coding sequence ATGAGTGAACAGTACCTGTTTTTTAATATAGAAGATAAAACGATAGGAGATAGCGTGTTTACTCGCTCATTTTCAGCGCTTGTAATAGCTACAATTTTATATAAGGATGCAACAACTAGAAACTTATCTAGTGAGCTCGTATTGCAGGCCATTCATGTAGGTATAGAATACTTGTTATTAGAACAGGACTATCGTGGTTATGTTAAAGAAAAAGGCTGGGCACATAGCATTGGACATGGTAGTGATCTGCTAGCTACTTGTGTATTACATCCTGAATTTGACGTCAACCAAACAAAAGCATGTCTTCATGCAATAAGGACATGTGTTTTGGTTGAATATCCTTATATTGATGAAGAAGACGAACGTCTCATTCAAGTTATGGAAGCTTTAATTAAAAAAGGTATGAAAGATATAGAATTACGCAATTGGATTGAAGATTTAGAAGTAGAACTCCATCTCTCTCATAAAAGATACCGTATTGAATGGAATGTGAAACTTTTTTGTTATTCCTTATACATAGCTCTGTTAAAACACAGAGAATTTTCAGCATCTAGGCAAGCCATTTTAGATAAATACCAGCAAAATAATTAA